The DNA segment GCTTATTTTTTATATGATAAATAAAATTCAACTGTCATAAAATCATCTTAATCATACATATAGGATAGCATATAAATTTTTTCTTATACAGCTATGAACAATAACTTTTTCTACTCTTACATTTTATGTTTTAATATCACTTTACTTTTCTTTAAAAATAGTATATTATTTGTTTGTATAGGGTGGGATATATACACATATCTTTACATAACTCATATTTTAACACTACTCTGTACAGAAAGAGGTTAATATGAAAAAAATTATTTTATCATTTGTTTCAGCTTTTTTGTTATTCACAGCATATTCCAATATAAGTGTTAACGCTGCAACAGTAAAAGAAAATACTTCTGGGGAAAATAGTACATGTGAAACGTATTCAACTAAAAAAGCATGTGAAGATCAAGTAATGCAAGTTGGTAGTTATGGTACTTTTCAAAATCCACATGTAGGAGACATATTTTCTTGGATTTATTTCAAAGTAGACAAAGTTGATGCTGCTGGAGATAGAATTTGGTGTAATCAATTAGGAAATTGGATTCCAGCATATCCTCTTACGAAAACTACGTCTGATGGTTATATAACATCAAATCAAGTTTTTAAAGTTGGAGATCACTTTATATTTAACCATGGTAGTAGTTTCAAATATGATTTTGTATTTAAAATATACGGGGTAGATGCTCCTACGGACAGTGTTCTTATAAAAATCAAAAAGAATGCTTCTACATATGTAAACACCTGGGTATACGCTAAACCTATGTGGGAACTTTGCATGACTAATTAAACATCTTAATATATGTGTATATAATCTAAAATAGACATTGGATTAAATCCATAGTAAAAAAACATGCTATAAACTTTACAAAAATAGTGTGTTTTTTTATGCTCTGTTTTATTAAAATATGAATAATGCAAGGCATAAAGTTTTTTAGGAAATCAAATTATAAAACATTCTTTAACCAGATAAATGTTGTAAAATGGTTTATAATTAACCATCGATATAAAGCACCCTCATACAGATAATATATATCCCTTTTCAAATTTAACAGATAGATACTGTAAAAATCATATTAAATTTCTCTGCATGGCACGTCTTGTGAGAAATTGCTCATATACTAACATTCTAATCGCAGTTTAAGTCTTATGGCTTTTTAGCTTAATCGTATTTTATTTGTTTACAATTTTTAAAAATAGTTTATAATGATTATGTATAGGGTGGAATATATCAAATACATATGCATTATCATATTTTCTTATCACTTTACTATACAGAAAGAGAGACTATATGAAAAAACATTCATTTATCTTTATCTCATGTTTCTTGTTGCTATTACCTTTTTATTTCAATGTAAACGCAGCAACCGTTAAAGACGATATGGAGGACAATTCATCATGTGAAGTATATTCAACAAAGAAAGCTTGTGATGATCAAATCATGCAGGTTGGTAGCTATGGTACATTCCAACATCCTCACACTGGTGATATTTTTGCTTGGATCATTTTCAAGGTTAATAAAGTTGATGCTGCAGGTGATAGAGTATGGTGCGATCAATTAGGTAATTGGATTCCAGCATATCCTCTTACAAAGACTACGTCTAGCGGTTCACGAACAGATAATCAGGTTTTCAAAGTAGGTGATTATTTCATATTTAACCATGGTAGCAGTTTTAAATATGATTATATATTTAAAATTTATGGCGTTGATGCACCTACTGACAGTGTACTTATAAAAATTAAAAAAAATTCTAGCACATATGTTAATACATGGGTTTATGCTAAACCTATGTTGGAGCTTTGTATTTAAAAGTATTATAAGTATTATATTATGTATATAGGCCACCAAGTATGAATTTATGATAATGCGTTATCAATGAAAAATAGGCTATGGCTTCTAGGCACAAGATATTAAGCTATAGCTTTTTGTTTTGCAAGAAACCTATATAGCACTTTTTCAAGTAGTATAGATTTCAAAAGCTATAGTATTCTGTGATTTTCGTGAAGAACAAGCTAATGATTTTAGTTAAGAAACCTAACCAATCTTTTTTTCTTCACCTTTATAAAAGTAAATTTTTCCAAGAACATTGCCTTCAAAAGTAGAAATAAGGGTGAAATTTGTATATAATAGAAAAAGGTGATACATGTGATAGGATATCCAAACAGAAAAACAAAGCCGGTAACAGCCACAAAGGTCTCAGATAACCATATGGGACGAGGCATGTCACTGGAGCATGATTTAAACGATTCCAATGCATATTACTGCAGCTGTGAGCGCGCCTTAATACATAAAAAGCCCACACCGATTCAGGTCGTAAAGGTTGATTATCCTGAGCGCAGCGCTGCTAAAATTACGGAAGCCTATTATAAAACACCGAGTACAACCGATTATAACGGGATCTACCGCGGAAGAGCCATTGATTTTGAAGCAAAGGAAACAAGGCAGAAAACCTCCTTCCCCTTCAAAAGCATCCATCCGCATCAGATCGAGCATTTAAAGAAGGTATTACAGCATGGAGGAATCGGCTTTTTCATTATCCGCTTCACCACGCTGGAGGAAACCTATCTAATCGATGCCGGCATACTGATCGATATGTACTATGAGGGAGAACGCAAATCAATATCTTACATGAAGGTGAAGGAAGTAGGTTCCCTTATCCGTATGGGTCTGACACCGAGATTATGTTATCTTGACAACGTCGATGCCCTGTACTTCAAGGAGGAAAAATCATATGGAACAAAATCCAAACGAGGAAACGGTTGATGTAAATACATCGCCGAAGCAACCAGAAGCAAAGGACACCAGAGAAACAACAGATGACACAATAACACAGGATTCTATTGAGACGAAACAGGCTGCTGAAGCAGACAGCTTTGCCGCTGAGCACCAAGAAGAAGAAATACCTGTTGTCACAGATAACGGTATGCCTGAAGCAGCTGAAAGCACACCTACCGAGCATGAAAGCAGCTCTGATGAGGTGGTAAAGGCTGATACACAAGCAGTTATGCCTACAGAAACAGACAAAGAAACAGCCGATGCAAAGGCTTCCGTTGAAACACACACCCTTTCTGAGGATGCTTCGATAACAGAAAACGATGCTGAGAAAGAAGCCAGAGAAGCTGCAGAACCATCATCTGAAAACGAGACGGTAGAAGTTGCAGCTGTGGAAGCAGAGGGTATGGCAGCAGATCAGGTGGCAGCTGACAAGGAAGCTCTGGAAACAGATGTTACGGATGCAGCTTGTCCAATCGAAGATACAGCAGGAGATACGTATGATCAGCTTACAAGCTCTGATACAAAGGACAGTATGGAAGAAGCGGTTCCTCCTGTTGATATGAATGCGGAGAACGATGGTGAGGATCTGCCAAGTGATACAGCAGAGAAAACGAAGAAAAAGAAAAATAAGCCGAAGCTGAGCAGAGGACGCAAAATCGTAAACGGCATCATCATTGCTTTTCTAGCCATTGCGTTGCTTGGCAGCAGTACCGGTGCCTACCTGCTTTATCATATCGCCCACAAGGCGGATCCGGA comes from the Erysipelotrichaceae bacterium 66202529 genome and includes:
- the recU gene encoding Holliday junction resolvase RecU, whose product is MIGYPNRKTKPVTATKVSDNHMGRGMSLEHDLNDSNAYYCSCERALIHKKPTPIQVVKVDYPERSAAKITEAYYKTPSTTDYNGIYRGRAIDFEAKETRQKTSFPFKSIHPHQIEHLKKVLQHGGIGFFIIRFTTLEETYLIDAGILIDMYYEGERKSISYMKVKEVGSLIRMGLTPRLCYLDNVDALYFKEEKSYGTKSKRGNG